A genomic segment from Nodularia sphaerocarpa UHCC 0038 encodes:
- a CDS encoding molybdopterin-dependent oxidoreductase, whose translation MNLHYIQRRQFLKISGLSSISLLLGGCGTQAFEDIVGPLSEPLNRKVGELIFQPQKPVPEFALSQVKPEELIINTFRNTPIIDPDKYRLIIDGEVNNPLSLSLAEIQNLPRKSMIIRHVCVEGWAAIVQWGGVCLREIIALAEPQANVQFAYFKSADGYYESWDIASALHPQTLLAYEKNGEILPVENGAPLRLASPVKLGYKQSKWVTRISLLSSLSPFKGYWEDQGYDWFAGL comes from the coding sequence ATGAATTTACATTACATCCAGCGTCGTCAATTTCTCAAAATTTCGGGATTATCTAGCATAAGTTTACTTCTCGGTGGCTGTGGTACACAAGCATTTGAAGATATAGTCGGTCCACTTTCTGAACCACTAAATCGCAAAGTTGGAGAATTAATATTTCAACCCCAAAAGCCTGTACCAGAGTTTGCACTGAGTCAAGTGAAACCAGAGGAATTGATAATTAACACCTTTAGAAATACGCCAATTATTGACCCAGATAAATATCGTTTAATTATTGATGGTGAAGTTAACAACCCTCTTAGTCTCTCCTTGGCTGAAATTCAAAATTTACCCCGAAAGTCTATGATTATTCGTCATGTTTGTGTAGAAGGTTGGGCGGCTATAGTGCAGTGGGGTGGTGTATGTCTACGGGAAATTATCGCTCTTGCTGAACCTCAAGCTAATGTGCAGTTTGCTTATTTTAAATCGGCTGATGGTTATTATGAAAGTTGGGATATCGCCTCGGCTTTACATCCTCAAACTTTGTTGGCTTATGAAAAAAATGGTGAGATTTTACCAGTTGAGAATGGTGCGCCTTTACGTTTAGCTTCGCCGGTTAAACTTGGTTATAAACAAAGTAAGTGGGTAACAAGAATTTCCCTTTTGAGTAGTTTATCTCCTTTTAAGGGTTACTGGGAAGATCAAGGTTATGATTGGTTTGCCGGACTTTAG
- a CDS encoding bifunctional orotidine-5'-phosphate decarboxylase/orotate phosphoribosyltransferase, whose product MNFFDKLQGSISQNQSLLFVGLDPNPEMMPKHYNSQNVVCDLHNWLQFIITETADFVCAYKPTLGFYEALGVPGLELLQKILAAIPSHIPIILDAKHSDLNTSTVFAHAVFTEWNIDAITLSPYTGQDHVAPFLFYPDKAVFILCCTSNPGAEALQQYPTHESPLYLQVVKESKNWGTPEQLGLEVGTTNPEVLALIRAVAPERIIMARSIWAEGSNLNQILAAGLSANGDGLLIPVPQDMLSQPKLAENIQVLRAEINQAKTEIVLDGSTCAVWFPDVAVSSQHPQEDLILQLYDIGCIMFGNFVQASGATFPYYIDLRKIISNPQVFNQVLSAYEEILSSLRFDRLAGIPYGSLPTATGLSLRLHCPMIYPRKEVKAHGTRRLIEGNFYPGETVVVVDDILITGKSVMEGAEKLKSAGLNIQDIVVLIDHENGVQSRLLDNGYRGHSVFTLSEITETLYQVGRISQEQFLAFKESEG is encoded by the coding sequence ATGAACTTCTTTGATAAGTTACAGGGTAGTATCTCACAAAATCAAAGTTTGCTGTTTGTAGGACTTGACCCAAATCCTGAAATGATGCCAAAGCATTATAACTCTCAGAATGTTGTTTGTGATTTGCATAATTGGCTACAATTTATTATTACCGAAACGGCTGATTTTGTCTGTGCTTATAAGCCAACGTTAGGATTTTATGAAGCTTTGGGAGTTCCGGGTTTAGAACTGCTGCAAAAAATTTTAGCGGCTATTCCCAGTCATATTCCGATTATTTTAGATGCTAAACATAGTGACTTAAATACTAGCACTGTTTTTGCTCATGCGGTATTTACAGAATGGAATATCGATGCTATCACTCTCAGTCCCTATACTGGTCAAGACCATGTAGCACCGTTTTTATTTTACCCTGATAAGGCAGTATTTATTTTATGTTGTACTTCTAATCCAGGGGCTGAAGCTTTACAACAATATCCCACCCATGAATCACCTCTTTATTTACAGGTAGTGAAGGAGTCAAAAAATTGGGGTACTCCTGAACAATTGGGTTTAGAAGTAGGTACTACAAATCCTGAAGTTTTGGCGCTAATTCGGGCTGTTGCGCCGGAGAGGATAATTATGGCGCGTAGTATTTGGGCTGAGGGAAGTAATCTGAATCAAATTTTAGCAGCTGGTTTGAGTGCTAATGGTGATGGGTTATTGATTCCGGTTCCTCAAGATATGTTGAGTCAACCAAAGTTAGCTGAAAATATTCAGGTTTTACGTGCAGAAATTAATCAAGCGAAAACTGAAATTGTTCTAGATGGTTCTACTTGTGCTGTGTGGTTCCCTGATGTTGCTGTTTCCAGTCAGCACCCCCAAGAAGATTTGATTTTACAACTTTATGATATTGGTTGTATTATGTTTGGCAATTTTGTGCAAGCATCGGGGGCGACTTTTCCTTATTACATCGATTTACGAAAAATTATTTCTAATCCCCAAGTTTTTAATCAAGTTCTCAGTGCTTATGAGGAGATTTTGAGTTCTTTGCGTTTTGATAGGTTAGCTGGTATTCCTTACGGTTCTTTACCCACTGCGACTGGTTTATCTTTGCGTCTCCATTGTCCGATGATTTATCCCCGTAAGGAGGTAAAAGCACACGGAACTCGGAGGTTAATTGAGGGAAATTTTTATCCTGGTGAAACTGTGGTGGTGGTTGATGATATTTTGATTACTGGTAAAAGTGTGATGGAAGGGGCTGAAAAGTTGAAATCAGCAGGTTTGAATATTCAGGATATTGTGGTATTAATTGACCATGAAAATGGTGTGCAATCTAGATTACTAGATAATGGTTATCGCGGTCATTCTGTTTTCACTCTTTCGGAAATTACAGAAACTCTTTATCAGGTAGGTAGAATTAGTCAGGAGCAGTTTTTAGCTTTTAAGGAAAGTGAAGGTTAG
- a CDS encoding histidine phosphatase family protein has product MTRVIIVRHGQSSYNTERRIQGRTDVSRLTEKGCADASKVGKALSNIAFNAIYSSPLQRAKKTAEIIYSQLSTDSTESVAPQISEQLMEIDLPAWAEMLSADVKDKFTEDYRIWKEFPHELRMMVKDGEGTREHFPVLAIYEQARLFWQEILSRHQGETILIVGHNGINRALISTALGIPPSRYHCIQQSNCCISVLNFAGGLGEPVQLESMNQTQHLGETFPSLRPNHQGVRLLLVRHGETEWNRQTRFQGQIDIPLNDNGRKQAQTAGEFLQDVEIDFAVSSSMLRPKETAELILSHHPSVNLELQDGLREISHGLWEGKLEKEIEQEYPGDLQRWRVVPAEVQMPEGENLQQVWERSVAAWQSIVQEALTSQLKTGLIVAHDATNKTLLCHVLGLSTENFWNFRQGNGAVSVIDYPSGLNGLPVLQAMNITSHLSGGVLDKTAAGAL; this is encoded by the coding sequence ATGACTCGTGTCATCATTGTGCGCCACGGACAAAGCAGCTATAACACCGAGCGGCGAATCCAGGGACGCACCGATGTGTCAAGGTTAACGGAAAAAGGTTGTGCTGATGCCAGTAAAGTAGGAAAAGCTCTCAGCAATATTGCATTTAATGCTATTTATAGCAGCCCTCTCCAGCGAGCTAAAAAAACAGCCGAGATTATTTACAGTCAGTTGTCAACTGATTCTACTGAGTCTGTTGCGCCGCAAATTTCCGAACAGCTGATGGAAATTGATTTACCTGCGTGGGCGGAAATGCTCAGTGCTGATGTTAAGGACAAGTTTACCGAAGACTACCGCATCTGGAAAGAATTTCCCCATGAACTACGGATGATGGTAAAGGATGGAGAAGGAACGAGAGAACATTTTCCTGTTCTGGCTATCTATGAACAAGCGCGGTTGTTTTGGCAAGAAATTTTGTCACGCCATCAAGGAGAAACTATTCTGATTGTGGGGCATAATGGCATTAATCGCGCCCTCATCAGTACAGCTTTGGGGATTCCTCCTAGTCGCTACCATTGCATACAGCAATCTAACTGTTGCATTAGTGTATTGAATTTTGCTGGTGGTTTGGGGGAACCAGTGCAACTAGAATCGATGAATCAGACGCAACATCTGGGAGAGACTTTTCCTTCTTTGCGACCGAATCATCAAGGAGTAAGATTGTTGTTGGTACGTCATGGTGAAACTGAATGGAATCGCCAAACTAGATTTCAGGGTCAAATTGATATCCCCTTGAATGATAATGGTAGAAAACAGGCGCAAACTGCCGGCGAATTTCTGCAAGATGTGGAAATTGACTTTGCTGTTAGTAGTTCTATGTTGCGCCCGAAAGAAACAGCAGAATTGATATTAAGTCACCATCCTAGTGTAAATTTAGAATTACAAGATGGTTTAAGAGAAATTAGTCACGGACTTTGGGAAGGAAAACTAGAAAAAGAGATAGAGCAAGAATATCCTGGAGATTTGCAGCGCTGGCGAGTTGTACCAGCAGAAGTACAAATGCCGGAAGGGGAAAATTTACAGCAGGTTTGGGAGCGTAGTGTAGCAGCTTGGCAATCAATTGTACAAGAGGCATTAACAAGTCAACTCAAAACCGGATTAATCGTGGCTCACGATGCGACTAACAAAACTTTGTTGTGTCACGTTCTGGGTTTATCAACAGAGAATTTCTGGAATTTCCGCCAAGGAAATGGTGCTGTTAGTGTCATCGATTACCCCTCTGGATTAAATGGTTTACCAGTGTTACAAGCAATGAATATTACTAGCCATTTGAGTGGAGGCGTACTAGATAAAACTGCGGCTGGGGCTTTGTAA
- a CDS encoding dihydroorotase — protein MKELLQQVRIIDPGLETDKIADVLIADGKIQAVAPEISDINSDTQIKDCRGLILGTGLVDLYSHSSEPGFEERETLSSLLKGAAAGGFTRVSILPDTSPPIDHPAIVAQLHQKAGEMGNIPHVDVWGAMTLDLGGKQLTELADLATAGVVGFTDAKPWENLGFVRRVLEYLQPFGKPLAFWPCDRLLSANGVMREGTEALRLGLPPIPAIAETSAIASLLELVAATNTPVHIMRVSTARSVELIASAKAANLPITASTTWMHLLLDTKAIKSYNTSLHLDPPLGNASDVEALRAGVRGGVIDAIAIDHAAYSYEEKVQAFAESPPGAIGYELALPLLWQNLVETGKFTALELWRALSTQPARCLQQQPSTITPEQKAELTLFNPQEVWKVEKKNLCTLSYNTPWLGEEIKGRVVQIWN, from the coding sequence ATGAAAGAACTGCTACAACAAGTAAGAATAATTGATCCAGGTTTAGAAACTGACAAAATAGCTGATGTCCTCATAGCTGATGGTAAAATACAAGCTGTTGCTCCAGAGATTTCTGATATTAATTCTGATACTCAAATTAAAGATTGTCGGGGATTAATTCTTGGTACTGGATTAGTAGATTTATATAGTCACTCCAGTGAACCAGGATTTGAAGAACGAGAAACTTTGTCGTCTCTATTAAAAGGTGCTGCTGCTGGCGGTTTTACGAGAGTTAGCATTTTACCTGATACATCTCCACCTATTGATCATCCGGCGATTGTGGCACAGTTGCACCAGAAGGCTGGGGAAATGGGGAATATACCCCATGTTGATGTCTGGGGTGCGATGACTTTGGATTTGGGTGGAAAGCAATTGACAGAATTAGCCGATTTAGCGACTGCGGGTGTGGTGGGTTTTACAGATGCTAAACCTTGGGAAAATTTAGGGTTTGTGCGACGGGTTCTGGAGTATCTGCAACCTTTTGGGAAACCGTTAGCATTTTGGCCATGCGATCGCCTATTATCAGCCAATGGAGTCATGCGCGAAGGCACAGAAGCCCTGCGTTTGGGTTTACCACCAATTCCAGCCATTGCCGAAACCAGTGCGATCGCATCTTTGTTAGAATTAGTAGCAGCCACAAATACGCCAGTCCATATTATGCGCGTCTCTACAGCTCGCAGTGTGGAACTTATCGCCTCAGCGAAAGCTGCAAATTTACCCATCACCGCCAGCACGACTTGGATGCATTTATTGCTTGACACGAAAGCAATTAAGAGTTATAATACAAGCCTGCATTTAGACCCACCTTTAGGTAATGCCAGTGATGTAGAGGCTTTGCGTGCAGGGGTAAGAGGAGGTGTGATCGATGCGATCGCCATTGATCATGCAGCTTATAGCTATGAAGAGAAAGTCCAAGCCTTTGCAGAATCGCCTCCTGGAGCAATTGGTTATGAGTTAGCATTGCCTTTGCTATGGCAGAATTTAGTAGAAACTGGGAAATTTACAGCTTTGGAATTATGGCGGGCGTTAAGCACTCAACCAGCAAGATGTTTGCAACAGCAACCGAGTACAATTACTCCTGAGCAAAAAGCAGAACTGACGTTATTTAATCCCCAGGAAGTATGGAAAGTGGAAAAGAAAAATCTTTGTACACTTTCTTATAATACACCTTGGCTAGGAGAAGAAATCAAAGGTCGGGTTGTGCAAATTTGGAATTAA
- the era gene encoding GTPase Era yields the protein MTVELKVTSIDNNIFSFSGEASIPQAPPEFKSGFVGIIGRPNVGKSTLMNQLVGQKIAITSAVAQTTRNRLRGILTTSEAQLIFVDTPGIHKPHHQLGEVLVRNAKNAIDAVDVILFVVDGSVACGSGDRFIVDLLTRTETPVILGLNKIDQQPPNFEVIDDSYRAVAEAHKWPLVKFSAQTSAGLPELQELLIEGLETGPFYYPPDLVTDQPERFIMGELIREQILLLTREEVPHSVAIAIDRVDEAPTITRILATIHVERDSQKGILIGKGGSMLKAIGSEAREQIQKLIDGKVYLELFVKVQPKWRQSRMTLADLGYRVEE from the coding sequence ATGACGGTGGAGCTAAAGGTGACTAGTATTGATAATAACATCTTCTCTTTTTCAGGAGAAGCATCTATCCCCCAGGCTCCTCCTGAATTTAAATCAGGTTTTGTCGGCATTATTGGTCGCCCAAATGTCGGTAAATCTACTTTAATGAATCAATTAGTAGGGCAAAAAATTGCGATCACATCCGCAGTAGCACAAACTACACGCAATCGTTTACGAGGGATTTTAACTACGTCAGAGGCGCAGTTAATTTTTGTAGATACACCAGGAATCCATAAACCCCATCATCAATTGGGGGAAGTGCTGGTAAGAAATGCTAAAAATGCCATTGATGCAGTAGATGTGATACTGTTTGTGGTAGATGGATCAGTAGCTTGTGGTTCAGGCGATCGCTTTATTGTCGATTTGCTGACTCGTACTGAAACTCCAGTAATTTTGGGTTTGAATAAAATTGACCAACAACCCCCAAATTTTGAGGTAATTGATGATAGTTACCGAGCTGTAGCTGAAGCCCACAAATGGCCTCTCGTCAAATTTTCCGCCCAGACGAGCGCCGGATTACCAGAACTCCAAGAGTTATTAATTGAAGGTTTAGAAACCGGGCCGTTTTACTATCCCCCTGACTTGGTAACTGACCAACCGGAACGTTTTATCATGGGTGAATTGATTCGCGAACAAATTTTATTATTGACACGCGAAGAAGTTCCTCATTCAGTGGCGATCGCAATTGATAGAGTAGATGAAGCACCCACTATTACCCGTATACTTGCAACCATCCACGTAGAAAGAGATTCCCAAAAAGGTATTCTCATTGGTAAAGGTGGTTCCATGCTTAAAGCCATCGGAAGCGAAGCCCGCGAACAAATTCAAAAGCTCATTGATGGTAAAGTTTATCTAGAATTGTTCGTAAAAGTCCAACCCAAATGGCGACAATCCCGCATGACTTTAGCCGACTTAGGATATCGCGTGGAAGAGTAA
- a CDS encoding succinylglutamate desuccinylase/aspartoacylase family protein: MLPVIETFFLRQMASGDRLFLQVYKFIGANSGKKVYIQSNLHGAEISGNAVIHQLIEFLLTINETDLTGEIWLVPVCNPMGTNERSHAFSPGRFCVYESKNWNRIFWDYEKEADDLLAFTKSQLDLNQEIVRQNYLTKIQQKFTELSAKINSYSSVPYTERFGYQLQSLSLDADYLIDLHSSTNQGLNYLYYFLNQEESAKYFLLDFGILLDEYDGDAFDEAFIKPWLALSACFQELGRNIKFDIEAWTLELGAGMQMNPDSVAKGVQGVKNYLIQKNVLQISGLSLNTKASKMKFAASSKRKQYYAIAGGMIQSRVELGSTFQAGDILYQIISFNKETKLPTVIDICAEENGFVYDLSTNHAVNQGEFVLGIIP, translated from the coding sequence ATGCTTCCTGTTATTGAAACATTTTTTTTGCGTCAAATGGCTTCAGGCGATCGCCTGTTTCTGCAAGTTTACAAATTCATTGGCGCTAACTCAGGTAAAAAGGTTTACATTCAATCTAACTTACATGGAGCGGAAATTTCTGGTAATGCGGTTATTCATCAACTGATTGAATTTTTGCTGACTATCAATGAAACTGATTTAACTGGGGAAATCTGGTTGGTTCCTGTTTGTAATCCGATGGGAACTAATGAACGTTCTCATGCTTTTTCCCCAGGGCGATTTTGTGTTTATGAATCTAAAAACTGGAACCGGATTTTTTGGGACTATGAGAAAGAGGCTGATGATTTACTGGCTTTTACGAAATCGCAACTGGATCTTAATCAAGAAATCGTCCGCCAAAATTATCTCACTAAAATACAGCAAAAATTTACAGAACTTTCGGCAAAAATTAATTCTTATAGTAGTGTACCTTATACAGAGCGATTTGGCTATCAATTACAATCTCTGAGTTTAGATGCTGACTATTTAATTGATTTACATAGTTCGACAAATCAAGGATTAAATTATCTTTATTACTTTCTTAATCAGGAAGAAAGTGCTAAATACTTTCTCTTGGATTTCGGAATTTTACTCGATGAATATGATGGGGATGCTTTTGATGAGGCTTTTATCAAACCTTGGTTAGCTTTATCAGCTTGTTTTCAAGAACTTGGCAGAAATATCAAATTTGATATCGAAGCTTGGACATTGGAACTGGGCGCTGGAATGCAAATGAATCCGGATTCAGTCGCCAAAGGTGTTCAAGGTGTGAAAAACTATTTAATCCAAAAAAATGTGTTGCAAATTTCTGGCTTGAGTTTAAATACAAAAGCCTCAAAAATGAAGTTTGCAGCTAGTAGCAAAAGAAAACAATATTATGCGATCGCAGGTGGGATGATTCAATCTAGAGTTGAATTAGGTAGTACCTTTCAAGCTGGAGATATATTATATCAAATTATCAGTTTTAATAAGGAGACAAAATTACCCACTGTTATTGATATCTGTGCTGAAGAAAATGGATTTGTCTATGATCTTTCTACTAATCACGCTGTAAATCAAGGTGAGTTTGTCTTGGGAATTATTCCGTAA
- a CDS encoding carotenoid oxygenase family protein, whose protein sequence is MTITAINPYLDSNFAPIQEEITTDTLKVIGELPPNLSGMFVRNGPNPQWSPIGQYHWFDGDGMLHGVRISNGQATYSNRYVRTRGWKIEQAAGKAVWSGLFEPPQKDNPHGGYKNTANTALVWHAGQMLALNEGGAPHAIKLPDLQTIGEYTYNNQLVSAFTAHPKVDPKTGEMRFFGYSFSPPYLQYSIVSAAGEIVQTVPIDLPMGVMMHDFAITENYTIFMDLPLTFSPERAQRGEPPMMFECDRPSRFGIIPRHGDNSNIRWFETSPCYVFHTLNAYEEQDEIVLIACRMSSTTVLKADDSQTDPDADIPRLHRWRFNLSTGKMREEMLDDVPAEFPRINENLLGQPTRYGYAGRMGKGSLPLFDGLIKYDLSNNKSQIHEFGQGRYGGEAVFAPSIGGTTEDDGWLVTFVYDESGETSELVVVNAQDITAEPVARVLIPQRVPYGFHGTWVSEEQLGSSV, encoded by the coding sequence ATGACAATTACAGCAATTAATCCGTATCTCGATAGCAACTTTGCGCCAATTCAAGAAGAAATCACCACCGATACCCTCAAAGTCATAGGTGAATTACCCCCCAACCTATCGGGGATGTTTGTCCGCAATGGTCCCAATCCTCAATGGTCGCCGATTGGACAGTATCACTGGTTTGACGGCGATGGAATGTTACACGGGGTTAGAATTAGCAACGGACAAGCCACTTATAGCAATCGCTACGTGCGAACCAGAGGATGGAAAATCGAACAAGCAGCAGGTAAAGCTGTGTGGTCTGGATTATTTGAACCACCGCAGAAAGATAATCCTCATGGTGGATACAAAAACACTGCCAATACAGCCCTAGTTTGGCACGCTGGTCAGATGTTAGCATTAAATGAAGGCGGTGCGCCTCACGCAATCAAACTTCCAGATTTACAAACAATTGGTGAATATACTTATAATAACCAGCTAGTTTCTGCCTTTACAGCCCATCCCAAGGTAGACCCAAAAACTGGTGAAATGAGATTCTTTGGTTACTCATTTAGCCCACCATACCTGCAATACAGCATAGTTTCAGCCGCAGGTGAAATAGTGCAAACAGTGCCAATTGACCTACCAATGGGAGTGATGATGCATGATTTTGCCATCACGGAAAATTATACAATCTTTATGGATTTACCCCTGACATTCAGCCCAGAAAGAGCGCAACGGGGAGAACCTCCGATGATGTTTGAGTGCGATCGCCCCAGTCGTTTTGGCATTATACCACGTCATGGCGATAACAGCAATATCCGATGGTTTGAAACTTCTCCCTGCTACGTCTTCCATACCCTCAACGCCTACGAAGAGCAAGATGAAATAGTCCTCATCGCCTGTCGCATGAGTTCCACCACAGTTTTGAAAGCTGATGATTCCCAAACCGACCCAGACGCAGATATTCCCCGTTTACATCGCTGGCGATTTAACCTCAGCACAGGGAAAATGCGCGAAGAAATGTTAGACGATGTACCTGCGGAATTTCCCCGCATTAACGAAAACCTCTTGGGGCAACCAACACGATACGGTTATGCTGGGAGAATGGGTAAAGGTTCCTTACCTCTATTCGACGGTTTAATTAAATACGACCTGAGTAATAACAAATCCCAAATTCATGAATTTGGACAGGGACGTTATGGCGGCGAAGCTGTATTTGCCCCCAGTATTGGTGGTACAACTGAAGATGATGGCTGGTTAGTGACTTTTGTTTACGATGAGAGTGGAGAAACTTCAGAACTTGTAGTCGTAAACGCCCAAGATATTACCGCCGAACCTGTAGCGCGGGTACTAATTCCCCAGAGAGTACCCTATGGCTTCCACGGGACTTGGGTTTCTGAAGAACAGTTAGGGAGTTCTGTATAA
- a CDS encoding LptF/LptG family permease has product MDRYLTKELVAPFLFGVGAFSSLGVTIDAVFELVRRIVESGLPISIAIQVFVLKFPNFVVLAFPMSTLLATLMTYSRLSSESELIAMRGCGVSVYRMVLTAVMLSLLVTGMTFVFNEQIAPAANYQATITMEKALKSDRPTFQQSNIFYPEYREIQQPDGSSNRILARLFYADQFDGKQMKGLTIIDRTTEGLNQIVVSESAQWNTAENIWDFYNGTVYLVAPDRSYRNILRFEHQQLQLPRTPLNLVERSRDYGEMNIAESLEQLEIERIGGDRQKIRKLQVRIQQKFSLPFVCVVFGLVGAAMGSRPQRSGKGTSFGVSVIVIFTYYLIFFISGAMGQAGVFSPFMGAWLPNFLFLGIGLFLLMRVAER; this is encoded by the coding sequence ATGGACCGCTATCTGACCAAAGAATTGGTCGCACCATTTTTATTTGGTGTGGGAGCATTTTCATCACTGGGTGTGACTATTGATGCTGTGTTTGAGCTGGTGAGGCGAATTGTTGAGTCTGGATTGCCAATTAGCATTGCAATTCAGGTTTTTGTGTTGAAGTTTCCCAATTTTGTTGTCTTAGCTTTTCCCATGTCTACGCTGCTGGCTACTTTGATGACTTATAGTCGGCTTTCGAGCGAGAGTGAACTAATTGCTATGCGCGGCTGTGGGGTAAGTGTCTATCGCATGGTGCTAACGGCTGTGATGTTGAGTCTGCTGGTGACAGGTATGACATTTGTCTTTAATGAACAAATAGCACCAGCCGCCAATTACCAAGCAACTATTACTATGGAGAAAGCGCTCAAGTCAGATAGACCCACTTTTCAGCAGTCAAATATCTTTTATCCCGAATACCGAGAGATTCAACAGCCAGATGGTAGCAGCAACAGAATACTGGCTCGTTTATTTTATGCTGACCAGTTTGATGGTAAGCAGATGAAGGGTTTAACTATTATAGACCGGACTACAGAAGGTTTAAATCAAATTGTGGTATCAGAATCTGCCCAGTGGAATACTGCGGAAAATATTTGGGATTTTTACAACGGTACGGTTTATTTAGTGGCTCCAGATCGCTCCTATCGCAATATTTTACGGTTTGAACACCAACAACTGCAACTACCGCGCACACCATTAAATTTAGTGGAAAGAAGCCGAGATTATGGGGAAATGAATATTGCTGAGTCTTTAGAACAATTAGAAATAGAACGTATCGGTGGCGATAGGCAAAAAATTCGCAAATTGCAAGTCCGTATCCAACAAAAATTTTCTTTACCATTTGTCTGTGTCGTCTTTGGCTTGGTAGGTGCGGCGATGGGAAGCAGACCCCAACGTAGTGGAAAAGGTACAAGTTTTGGTGTGAGTGTCATCGTAATTTTTACCTATTATTTAATTTTCTTTATTAGTGGCGCAATGGGACAAGCCGGTGTTTTCTCTCCTTTTATGGGCGCTTGGCTACCCAATTTCCTGTTTTTAGGAATAGGTTTATTCTTATTGATGCGGGTAGCTGAACGTTGA
- the lptB gene encoding LPS export ABC transporter ATP-binding protein, with amino-acid sequence MKIVLENIHKSYGKRNIVNRVNLSISQGEVVGLLGPNGAGKTTTFYIATGLEKPNQGKVWLDNMEITGLPMHKRAQLGIGYLAQEPSVFRQLSVQDNILLVLEQTNVPRWEWSKRMQALLQEFRLEKVANSKGIQLSGGERRRTELARALAAGREGPKFLLLDEPFAGVDPIAVSEIQHIVAQLSDRGMGILITDHNVRETLAITDRAYIMREGQILAFGNPEELYNNPLVRQYYLGDNFQA; translated from the coding sequence GTGAAAATTGTTTTAGAAAATATTCACAAATCTTACGGTAAGCGAAATATCGTTAATCGCGTCAACCTTTCCATTTCTCAGGGTGAAGTTGTTGGGTTACTCGGCCCCAATGGTGCTGGTAAAACGACGACCTTTTACATTGCGACAGGCTTAGAAAAACCCAATCAAGGAAAAGTCTGGCTTGATAATATGGAAATAACTGGTCTACCTATGCACAAAAGAGCGCAATTAGGCATTGGTTATTTAGCTCAGGAACCAAGTGTTTTTCGCCAACTCTCTGTACAGGATAATATTCTTTTGGTGTTGGAGCAAACTAATGTGCCACGATGGGAGTGGTCAAAACGAATGCAAGCTTTATTACAGGAGTTTCGTTTGGAAAAAGTAGCTAATAGCAAAGGAATTCAACTTTCTGGTGGGGAAAGACGGCGGACAGAATTAGCGCGGGCTTTGGCTGCGGGACGAGAAGGCCCGAAATTCTTACTTTTGGATGAACCATTTGCGGGAGTTGACCCCATTGCGGTTTCCGAAATTCAGCACATTGTCGCACAATTAAGCGATCGCGGCATGGGCATCTTAATTACAGATCACAATGTCCGCGAAACTTTAGCCATTACAGACCGCGCCTATATTATGCGTGAGGGACAAATTCTCGCTTTTGGTAATCCTGAAGAACTCTATAATAATCCCCTGGTACGCCAATACTATTTGGGGGATAACTTTCAAGCTTAA
- a CDS encoding LptA/OstA family protein — protein sequence MMSCYQLPVSKMRRLGLALMLPVALLGTFTFPTQVQTATAQAAKENSPLTISADVQEYNANTQVATARGNVQMLFPARQIKATAAQAQFFSKERRIDLMGGVYILQQGVNSIRAEKVSYLIDEGRFVALPQSNRQVESTYMINDTEVGGQSN from the coding sequence ATCATGTCCTGCTATCAATTGCCAGTATCAAAAATGCGTCGCCTGGGATTAGCCTTGATGCTACCAGTTGCACTCTTGGGGACTTTTACATTTCCTACTCAGGTGCAAACTGCTACCGCACAAGCAGCTAAGGAAAATAGTCCCCTGACAATTAGCGCTGATGTGCAAGAATATAACGCCAACACTCAAGTAGCAACGGCTCGCGGTAACGTGCAAATGTTGTTTCCCGCTCGCCAGATTAAAGCCACAGCAGCTCAAGCGCAATTTTTTAGCAAGGAACGCCGCATTGATTTGATGGGCGGTGTCTATATTTTGCAACAGGGAGTCAATAGTATCCGTGCGGAGAAAGTTAGTTATCTGATTGACGAAGGACGTTTTGTGGCTTTACCTCAATCCAACCGTCAGGTAGAGTCCACTTACATGATCAATGATACTGAAGTTGGCGGACAATCTAATTAG